Proteins encoded by one window of Rhodamnia argentea isolate NSW1041297 chromosome 6, ASM2092103v1, whole genome shotgun sequence:
- the LOC115756852 gene encoding uncharacterized protein At5g01610 produces MEKALTKVSSLKLGNSWISKRAKEELSNITEDITYVSNAVEEKAKWIFNKLKGKPQRTLPELLREYNLPPGLFPQNITCYEFDESKAKLIVYLPSACEVTFKDSSAIRYANRVKAILMRGKLTGIEGMKTKVLVWVKVTSVTVEGYKSDKVWFMAGVKKSRPKDAYEMPRDAVRVEEF; encoded by the exons ATGGAGAAGGCATTGACGAAAGTGAGCAGCTTGAAGCTCGGGAACTCTTGGATTTCGAAGAGAGCCAAGGAGGAGCTCTCCAACATCACCGAAGACATCACC TATGTCTCGAATGCAGTTGAAGAGAAGGCAAAATGGATTTTCAACAAGCTGAAAG GAAAGCCGCAGAGAACCTTGCCAGAGCTGCTTCGAGAATACAACTTACCACCAGGGCTTTTCCCCCAGAACATAACTTGTTATGAATTTGATGAATCAAAGGCCAAGCTGATCGTCTACTTGCCCTCTGCTTGCGAGGTTACCTTCAAGGACTCTTCTGCAATCAGGTATGCGAATCGCGTGAAAGCAATCCTGATGAGAGGGAAGCTCACTGGTATAGAGGGAATGAAGACTAAAGTCCTGGTATGGGTTAAGGTGACGAGCGTGACAGTCGAGGGTTACAAGTCTGACAAAGTATGGTTCATGGCTGGCGTGAAGAAGTCGAGGCCAAAGGATGCCTATGAAATGCCCCGTGACGCTGTCAGAGTGGAAGAATTTTGA
- the LOC115756287 gene encoding LOW QUALITY PROTEIN: chorismate mutase 3, chloroplastic (The sequence of the model RefSeq protein was modified relative to this genomic sequence to represent the inferred CDS: inserted 1 base in 1 codon; substituted 5 bases at 5 genomic stop codons), with protein sequence MSLTLRSRRLQSHLLLKRGWTPCGLVQSVGEDGAPGVLVEFLGVEVVEDDMDGELVLDDGEGLLVGEGGHGTRKALSFSLLDRAQYCCNADTYDLGTFPIENFLGXLVEFMVKETEKLHAQFGRWKSSDEHPFFPAHLPEPMLLTLQYTQVLRPCADXIKINRKVWNMYFGDLLPRXVKAGEDGNCGSAAVFDTICLQVHQSIHSVLVHSHLYLSFAHLRERGVLQDRAKLMNLLTFXDVESAVKRKXRWKAKAYGQXVTINNWEDAVYLVCKIKPSLVADWYGDWIMPLTKQVWVECSLRRLD encoded by the exons ATGAG TCTCACTCTCCGCTCTCGTAGGTTGCAGTCACACTTGCTGCTCAAGAGAGGGTGGACTCCTTGTGGTTTGGTGCAGAGTGTTGGAGAGGATGGAGCCCCTGGAGTTTTGGTGGAGTTTCTAGGGGTTGAAGTAGTCGAGGATGACATGGATGGCGAGCTAGTTCTTGATGACGGAGAGGGGCTTCTTGTCGGCGAGGGTGGACATGGCACT AGGAAAGCATTATCTTTTAGCCTTTTGGACAGGGCACAGTATTGTTGCAACGCTGATACATATGACCTTGGCACCTTTcccattgaaaattttcttg CTTTGGTTGAGTTCATGGTCAAAGAAACTGAAAAGCTCCATGCCCAG TTTGGCAGATGGAAGAGTTCAGATGAGCATCCTTTCTTCCCTGCACACCTACCTGAGCCAATGCTTCTAACCCTGCAATACACACAGG tcttgcgaCCCTGCGCCGATTAAATCAAAATAAACCGTAAGGTGTGGAATATGTACTTCGGGGATCTACTCCCAAGATAGGTAAAAGCTGGAGAGGATGGTAATTGTGGATCAGCAGCTGTATTTGACACTATCTGCTTACAGGTACACCAATCAATTCATAGTGTCCTTGTTCACAG tCATCTCTATCTATCCTTCGCTCATCTTCGGGAACGCGGGGTCTTGCAGGATAGGGCGAAGCTAATGAATTTGCTTACGTTCTAAGATGTGGAGTCGGCAGTCAAGCGAAAGTAGAgatggaaggcaaaagcatacGGGCAGTAAGTAACGATCAACAACTGGGAAGACGCAGTCTATCTGGTCTGCAAAATCAAGCCGAGTTTAGTTGCCGACTGGTACGGTGATTGGATCATGCCTCTAACAAAACAAGTCTGGGTTGAATGCTCGTTGAGAAGGTTGGACTAG
- the LOC115756279 gene encoding xylan glycosyltransferase MUCI21-like: protein MITAGAMKKRSQGARVVLVGLVFLAALLVLRTNVSTVSRLSVAAPPRSLTKNGQGTKKLLQREITGVPLNSQWQSPESREVAAAAITCDRSHHAYDTCTVNGPTLLHSPTSTFFLLRPAAVRLSPEKIRPHPRKWENSTMSKIKEFTLAPAGPPQDLRCDFEHDAPALVLSVGGYTGNFFHEFGDGLVPLFVTANTVFPGRDFVLVIDGATDRWIHKYEDLLQALSGRPVVYVDHANGSHCFPSASLGLISHGFMTINPKLTPNSRTFLHFRRFLDEAYRRNRPEAPAAAPRSLARRPRLVIAARTGGVGRVILNQKEVTDLARAVGFEVAVFEPNRSTPLREAYELINSSHALVGVHGAALTHTLFLLPGAVLGQVVPIGAGWVARACFQEPALAMGLSYVEYGIAPEESSLLEKYGRDHVLLKDPAAANGGGWSAKVMSVYLKEQNVRLDLGRFRGFLEVVYEKANKFMEEEGKGLN, encoded by the exons ATGATCACGGCGGGTGCAATGAAGAAGAGGAGCCAAGGGGCTCGGGTGGTACTGGTAGGCCTGGTTTTCCTCGCAGCACTCCTGGTGCTTCGCACCAATGTGTCGACCGTATCCAGGCTGAGCGTTGCTGCTCCTCCACGCTCCCTCACCAAGAACGGTCAAG GTACCAAAAAGTTGTTACAACGAGAGATTACGGGGGTCCCACTCAACAGCCAATGGCAATCCCCTGAATCCAGAgaagtagcagcagcagcaatcaCCTGCGACCGGTCTCACCACGCATACGACACCTGCACCGTCAACGGCCCCACCCTCCTCCACTCACCCACCTccaccttcttcctcctccgccCCGCCGCCGTCCGCCTCTCGCCGGAAAAAATCCGCCCTCACCCACGCAAATGGGAGAACTCCACCATGTCCAAGATCAAAGAGTTCACCCTCGCTCCCGCCGGCCCTCCGCAAGACCTCCGGTGCGACTTCGAGCACGACGCCCCCGCCCTCGTTCTCAGCGTCGGCGGCTACACCGGCAACTTCTTCCACGAGTTCGGCGACGGCCTCGTCCCCCTCTTCGTCACCGCCAACACCGTCTTCCCCGGCCGCGATTTCGTCCTCGTGATCGACGGCGCCACCGATCGGTGGATACACAAGTATGAGGACTTGCTCCAAGCTCTCAGCGGTCGTCCCGTCGTATATGTCGACCACGCCAACGGTTCTCATTGCTTCCCTTCCGCGTCGCTTGGGTTGATCTCTCACGGATTCATGACGATAAACCCTAAATTGACGCCTAATTCCAGAACCTTCTTGCATTTCCGCCGATTCCTCGACGAGGCCTACCGGCGCAACCGCCCTGAGGCCCCCGCGGCCGCTCCTCGGTCCCTGGCAAGGAGACCGCGGCTCGTGATCGCCGCCAGAACCGGCGGCGTCGGGCGCGTGATCCTGAACCAGAAGGAAGTCACGGACCTGGCGAGGGCGGTCGGCTTCGAGGTGGCCGTCTTCGAGCCAAACCGGAGCACGCCGCTGCGGGAGGCGTACGAGCTGATCAACTCCAGCCACGCGCTGGTCGGCGTGCACGGGGCGGCACTCACGCACACACTGTTCCTCCTGCCGGGGGCGGTGCTGGGGCAGGTGGTGCCTATCGGAGCGGGCTGGGTGGCGCGGGCGTGCTTCCAGGAGCCGGCACTGGCCATGGGGCTGAGCTACGTGGAGTACGGGATCGCGCCAGAGGAGAGCAGCTTGTTGGAGAAGTACGGGAGAGACCACGTGCTGCTGAAGGACCCGGCGGCGGCCAACGGCGGCGGTTGGTCGGCGAAGGTGATGAGCGTGTACCTGAAGGAGCAGAATGTGAGGTTGGATTTGGGGAGATTTAGGGGTTTTTTGGAGGTGGTGTATGagaaggccaacaaattcatggaggaggaaggaaaagggttaaattga